The Pseudomonadota bacterium sequence TTCACCTACGTGCTGACCGACGTCGCCCAGCGCAACCTGGACTTCTGGTGCCACCACCCCGCTTGGGAGAGTCACATCGAAAGCGGCCTGGTCGATTTCGCCGCCCTCGATCTACTCACGGACACGGACCCGCCTCTGGAGCTCGCCGGTGCTCCCCTGTCCAGCCTCATCGCCCAGGGCGATGGGCCACGGACGCCGATGATCGCTTTGGCGAACTACGTGTTCGACTCTATTCCCACCGACGTCTTCCGGGTGGAGAGCGGCGTGCTCGAGGAAGGCCGCGTGCCACCATCACCCACCTTCGAAGCGGACTATCCCGAGAACTACTCGGTCACGCTGGAGGACATCAACAGTCCGCTCACCTTTCAGCGCGCGACCCTGCCGTACTACGCCGACCAAGCGAAGGATGCCGTGGTCCAGCGCTACCTCGACAGTGGGCGCGAGGGCTACCTCTGTATGCCGATCGCGGCTATGGAGGTGATCGACAAGCTCACCGCGCTGGCCGAGCGCGAGCTGCTGCTGATCAGCAGCGACAAGGCCTACTCGGGCCACGCGGCGCTATACGCTGCCCACGAGCCCGAGCTTGCCTTCCACAACGAAGCGCACTCGATCATGGTCAACTTCGAGGCTCTCGGCGAGTACTGCCGTGCGCGCGGTGGCGACGTCTACCACCAGCGCACTCAGCAAGGGCTGGCGACCTCTGCGTTCCTCCTAGGCAAGCGGCTCGACGCCCTGCCGCGCACGAGGCTAGCGGTGGAGACGCACCTCAACGGATTCAGCCCGGGAGATCTATTCCGTGTCTCAGCACACCTC is a genomic window containing:
- a CDS encoding tetratricopeptide repeat protein, whose product is MSTPPAGDAVRLSQSDLWQRQKSFYCREGVAAWQGKVPFYATSNAFIANAYAQMILAYMQDTAARTPGEVHLTFPIVEVGAGPGIFAFHLVQRLKDLLALLDDPRLRFTYVLTDVAQRNLDFWCHHPAWESHIESGLVDFAALDLLTDTDPPLELAGAPLSSLIAQGDGPRTPMIALANYVFDSIPTDVFRVESGVLEEGRVPPSPTFEADYPENYSVTLEDINSPLTFQRATLPYYADQAKDAVVQRYLDSGREGYLCMPIAAMEVIDKLTALAERELLLISSDKAYSGHAALYAAHEPELAFHNEAHSIMVNFEALGEYCRARGGDVYHQRTQQGLATSAFLLGKRLDALPRTRLAVETHLNGFSPGDLFRVSAHLADTSGDCPLEVLVAHMNLLRWDPELFNQHLELILSEVREVDASVWKDLADGARYAATQVYQVPETPDTLMSIGCVLQEMELYDDALACFERSRAENGENALASYHMGLCYLGLEDNARAVSALEASVAMNPDDVTVKGWLMQAREWLAEQEQAPPRA